The following are from one region of the Acyrthosiphon pisum isolate AL4f unplaced genomic scaffold, pea_aphid_22Mar2018_4r6ur Scaffold_21501;HRSCAF=24132, whole genome shotgun sequence genome:
- the LOC107882608 gene encoding zinc finger MYM-type protein 1-like, whose protein sequence is MSPDVNKLDIFDLGNLDSGPVQPILKVYPKTAFGSQNRSFGSKYFKEYNWLEYSIEKDAIFCFPCRMFSTSSGHVEDVFLSGTRDAKTGKTKLKLHEISDHHLTANLRWSAYKNSVKNGDVISKMSTALQKEIQTNRIWSIQNELIETCAENVKSTIIQEIIDCGMFSISCDEARSHKQEQLSICVRYPRGMDICERFLGFVDVSEKQTADALILKLSYDGANVMSGHIGGVQAKLKIVHPPAKCAVYVHCMAHKINLVVIDMCKHLKDARNLFNALEALYVHFSHPTRNVKLTDLQLKLNMKKTTLSQLSDTRWICRFKSCDAVIKNFNAIAQVLNDEIDDQQSKCVAQAIGML, encoded by the exons ATGTCTCCTGATGTGAATAAGTTGGATATTTTCGATCTAGGTAACTTAGATTCTGGCCCTGTGCAACCTATTTTAAAG gtttaTCCTAAAACAGCATTTGGATCACAAAATAGATCTTTTGGTTCCAAATATTTCAAGGAGTATAACTGGCTTGAATATAGCATAGAGAAAGATGCTATTTTTTGCTTTCCTTGCAGAATGTTTTCAACAAGTTCTGGTCATGTAGAAGATGTTTTC TTGAGTGGAACTAGAGATGCAAAAacaggaaaaacaaaattaaaattgcatgAAATTTCTGACCACCACTTGACTGCCAATTTAAGATGGTCAGCTTATAAAAACTCAGTGAAAAATGGTGATGTTATTTCAAAGATGTCTACTGCTCTTCAAAaagaaatacaaacaaatagaat TTGGAGTATACAAAATGAACTGATAGAGACGTGTGCTGAAAATGTTAAATCTACCATTATACAAGAAATTATAGATTGTGGAATGTTCAGTATCTCGTGCGATGAGGCtcg GTCTCACAAACAAGAGCAATTAAGTATTTGTGTAAGATATCCCCGTGGAATGGACATCTGTGAACGATTCTTAGGATTTGTTGACGTATCAGAAAAGCAAACTGCAGatgctttgattttaaaattg TCATATGATGGAGCAAATGTCATGTCAGGTCACATAGGAGGTGTTCaagcaaaattgaaaatagttcaCCCTCCAGCCAAATGTGCagtatatgtacattgtatggCGCATAAGATTAATTTAGTAGTTATTGATATGTGCAAGCACTTAAAg gatgCTAGAAACTTATTTAACGCTTTGGAGGCACTCTATGTTCATTTCTCTCATCCAACAAGAAACGTGAAGCTTACTGATTTACAACTTAAATTGAATATGAAAAAGACAACACTTTCTCAGTTAAGTGACACTCGTTGGATTTGCCGCTTTAAAAGCTGTGACGCagtgataaaaaattttaatgccaTAGCTCAAGTTTTAAATGATGAAATTGATGATCAACAAAGTAAATGTGTTGCCCAAGCAATTGGtatgttatga
- the LOC103308111 gene encoding 52 kDa repressor of the inhibitor of the protein kinase-like produces MVVFSKDNGIEINVPFQGGSKRQRRESTNLKNYVVMSSTSAENNHQSDNTSTTTLEPKEYWKIHAFYPVIDTIICQMKERFSEESIQIATCVDNLLKLDFKGSSLLINQYKNLFEVIPNDLQCEMTVLKNMIKGVPSYLTIKEKLSKDTFPNLFKMIQLAITLPVSSATCERSFSAMRRINNYLRSTMSQERFSKLAILNIERDIIVDTEIILNTFANKNRKIRL; encoded by the exons ATGGTTGTATTTTCAAAAGACAATGGAATTGAAATTAATGTTCCTTTTCAAG GTGGCTCTAAAAGGCAGAGAAGGGAGTCCACTaatctaaaaaattatgttgttatgTCATCAACTTCAGCTGAAAATAATCACCAAAGTGATAATACAAGTACCACTACATTAGAACCAAAAGAATATTGGAAGATTCATGCTTTTTATCCAGtaatagatacaataatatgtcaaatgaAAGAGAGATTTTCTGAAGAGAGCATTCAAATTGCGACTTGTGTAGATAACTTGTTAAAATTAGACTTTAAGGGATCATCATtacttataaatcaatataag AATTTGTTTGAAGTCATCCCTAATGATTTGCAATGTGAGATGactgttttgaaaaatatgattaaaggAGTTCCTAGCTATTTAaccataaaagaaaaattatctaaagaTACTTTTCCAAATCTTTTTAAAATGATCCAATTAGCTATCACTCTTCCAGTCAGTTCGGCTACTTGCGAACGGTCATTTTCGGCAATGagaagaataaataattatcttaggTCTACGATGTCACAAGAACGGTTCTCAAAATTGGCAATACTTAATATTGAGAGAGATATAATTGTTGACaccgaaattattttaaatacatttgctaataaaaatagaaaaataagattataa